GATCCGCGTCAATGAAGACCGCGGTGGCCCCGCACTGAATGATGGGTGCGACCGTGGTTGGAAAGCCCGCCGCCACGGTGATGATCTCATCGCCGGGGCAGATTCGCTTTTCTGCCGGAAGCTTGTGGCTGGTGAGAGCCGAAAGAGCGACCAAGTTTGCGCTGGACCCCGAGTTCACCAACAAAGATCGACGGACATCCAGAAAATCAGCGAGCGAGTTTTCGAACTTTTCTCCTTCTTTCCCAAGCGTCAACCAAAAATCGAGCATCGAACCAACCCCTGCTTCGACTTCGTCTTCGGTGAAGACGCGACCGGCGTAGGGGATGTTGGTTTCTCCCGGGACAAATTTGGGAGCGCTGGCATCATACGCAGGACGATTTTGACCGTGGGTTCGTCGTGAGTATTCCCGTGTCAACTTTAGGATCTGCTCACGAATTTCTTCAGTTGCTAAATTGTCGCTTGGATTCATATTGTCAACGGTCGTGATGGGGTGGCGAATCAGTTCGACGGGCTAGAAGCCTATCCCACACTATTCTCGGAGGCCCAGTTTCGTCCTGACTGCAGGGCATCTTGTTCGTATTCGTCGATCTGGCTGGATGTGAGATCAGCAGGATTGCCGCCGTTATGATTGCCTAGATACCACTGGACGGTTTTCTGAATCGTGGTTTTAAAGTCCCAAGTGGGCTGCCAGCTCAACAAGTGAAATGCTTTGTCGATAGCTAGATTCAGCTTGGACGCTTCATGTGGAGCGTTTGGATCGGATGCGTCGAGCCATTCGCCACCCGTCGATGCGAGCACCTCTTGGACGACTTGCAGGACGGTTCGGTTGCTAGTCAGCGAGGGACCAAAATTGAAAGCGTCACAAAATTGGCATTGGCTCGCATCCATGTTTGCAGCCAACCAAAGGTAACCTGAAAGCGGCTCCAAGACGTGCTGCCAGGGCCGAGTTGCGGTCCGATTTCGAACCGGGACGGGCTGCTTTGCGAAGATTGCCCGAAAAACATCGGGAATGATTCGATCGCTTGCCCAGTCACCGCCGCCGATCACATTTCCTGCTCGGGCCGATGCAACATCGATTAGTGAATCACCAGCAAAGTATGAATTTCGGTAGGAACTGACCACCAGTTCCGCACATCCTTTTGACGCACTGTAAGGATCATGGCCACCCATCGGATCATTCTCTCGATAGGCATGCAGCCACTCTCGGTTTTCGTAACACTTGTCGGTGGTAACCACCACAGTTCTGCAAGGCCCGCTCAATTGACGCAGTGCATCGAGCAAATGAACCGTTCCCATCACGTTGGTGGCAAAGGTGTCCACTGGGATCTCGAACGAAAAACGTACCAGTGGCTGTGCGGCCAAGTGAAACACGTAATCTGGCTTGGCAGCGAGAAGTGCATCCCGCAACGCACTTGCGTCACGAACATCACCCCGACTGTCGGATGCGATGCGTGACGGCAACCCGAGCTGATCAAAGAGGGTTTCGTGGGGTTGAGGGTCCAGTGCGAAGCCATGAACGTTGGCGCCCAGTCGCAGTAACCACTGACACAGCCAGCTTCCCTTGAAGCCTGTATGCCCGGTCAAAAAAACCGATCGATTGCGGAAAGCGTTGTTAAACATAGTTAGAAAGCAGCATGAGAATCATCATCAACGAGGCAAGGAAAGCCTGACGCCCCCGTGACGACACAGCTGGAATCCTATCCCACATTCACCCTGGCGGACGAATCCCAGGTTTTCCATGGGGCGTTTCCCGCTTCCCACAGTTTCTCAAGTTCGTTCTTATCACGAAGTGTATCCATCGGCCGCCAAAAGCCGTCGTGTCGGTAGGCTGCCAATTGGTTGTCTTTAGCCAGTGTTTCAAGCGGACCACGCTCCCAAATGGTTTCGTCCCCTTCTTCGACATAGTCGATCGCTTTGGGATCAAGCACAAAGAAGCCACCATTGATCCAGGCACCGTCGCCAACAGGCTTTTCCTGGAACTGCTTGACCAAGTTCGAATCGTCTTCTGAGAAACCCATGGTGCCATAGCGTCCCGGTGGCTGTACTGCTGTGACGGTGGCAAGCTTGCCTTGATCATCGTGAAACCGTATCAGATCTCCGATATCGACATCGGAAACCCCATCCCCATAGGTAAAGCAAAAGGGCTCGTCGTTGAGGTAGCGACGAACCCGCGCCAGTCTTCCTCCAGTCATCGTTTCATCGCCGGTGTCGACAACAGTGACACGCCATGGTTCACCATGGCGTGTATGGACTTCAATTGAATTACGTGAAACGTCAAAAGTAATGTCCGACGTGTGCAAAAAATAGTTCGCGAAATACTCCTTGATCACATAGCCCTTGTAGCCCGCACAGATAATAAAATCATTGATTCCATGCGAAGAATACATCTTCAGGATATGCCACAGAATTGGCCGGCCTCCGATTTCCACCATCGGCTTGGGCTTAAGGTGTGTTTCTTCGGAGATCCGAGTCCCCAAGCCGCCGGCCAAAACCACAGCTTTCGTCGAGTTATTGTGGATTGAGTTTCTCATTGTGATTGCTGGCAAAAGAATGATGCTGTCGCGACGTAGAAACAGGTGGGTGTATGCGTCAATCGCTGGTCTGTCATGCTGCTACTCCGCCGCCATGCTTACCGTATGTCCGTGTTGCTCTAACAGAGCGTGGCGGCGGGCGATGCCGAGGTCGCTGGTGACCATTTCGTCGCACATTTCCTCCACCGTGATTTCGGGTTGCCAGCCGAGGCGGTCTTTGGCTTTGGTGGGATCGCCAAGCAGTGTTTCGACTTCCGCCGGACGGAAGTATCGCGGGTCGACCCGGACGATGACGTCGCCCGCCTTTACCGCGGGCGCCTTCGACGCGTCGGTCACCGCCGTGACCGTGGCAATCTCGCCGAGTCCCGCACCGCTGAACTCGACCTCCATCCCCGCGTAGTGCGCCGACATCCGCACAAACTCTCGCACGCTGATCTGCTTGCCCGTCGCAATGACGAAGTCCTCGGCACTGTCCTGCTGCAACATCATCCATTGCATCCGCACGTAGTCCTTGGCGTGCCCCCAATCCCTGAGCGCGTCCATGTTGCC
The Crateriforma spongiae DNA segment above includes these coding regions:
- the rfbF gene encoding glucose-1-phosphate cytidylyltransferase, producing the protein MRNSIHNNSTKAVVLAGGLGTRISEETHLKPKPMVEIGGRPILWHILKMYSSHGINDFIICAGYKGYVIKEYFANYFLHTSDITFDVSRNSIEVHTRHGEPWRVTVVDTGDETMTGGRLARVRRYLNDEPFCFTYGDGVSDVDIGDLIRFHDDQGKLATVTAVQPPGRYGTMGFSEDDSNLVKQFQEKPVGDGAWINGGFFVLDPKAIDYVEEGDETIWERGPLETLAKDNQLAAYRHDGFWRPMDTLRDKNELEKLWEAGNAPWKTWDSSARVNVG
- the rfbG gene encoding CDP-glucose 4,6-dehydratase; this translates as MFNNAFRNRSVFLTGHTGFKGSWLCQWLLRLGANVHGFALDPQPHETLFDQLGLPSRIASDSRGDVRDASALRDALLAAKPDYVFHLAAQPLVRFSFEIPVDTFATNVMGTVHLLDALRQLSGPCRTVVVTTDKCYENREWLHAYRENDPMGGHDPYSASKGCAELVVSSYRNSYFAGDSLIDVASARAGNVIGGGDWASDRIIPDVFRAIFAKQPVPVRNRTATRPWQHVLEPLSGYLWLAANMDASQCQFCDAFNFGPSLTSNRTVLQVVQEVLASTGGEWLDASDPNAPHEASKLNLAIDKAFHLLSWQPTWDFKTTIQKTVQWYLGNHNGGNPADLTSSQIDEYEQDALQSGRNWASENSVG